Part of the Merismopedia glauca CCAP 1448/3 genome, CCCGAAAGCGCATCTATACTTACCCAGACATTATGGTAATAGAGGGAGAAATACAGCTAGTATCGGGAAGAAAAGATACAATTACCAATCCCTTGCTAATTGCAGAAGTGCTATCGAAATCCACCAGTAGCTATGATAGAGTCGAGAAATTTGCAGCTTACCGGACTATTCCTAGCTTTCAAGAATACTTACTAATTGACCAATATACAGTTCATGTAGAAAGATATTTCAAGTCAGAGGCTAACAAATGGATCTTCTCAGAAATAGACGATCTAGAAGCTACAATCCAGTTAGAATCTTTAGCATTTGGAATCCCTCTAGCTGACCTTTACGACAAGGTAGATTTCGAGATCGAAGGTTAAAACTATTATAACGAAGGTTAAGAGCATCATAACTATTGACCTAGATTGTCCCCAAACCTGATACATTAACCCATTAGCAGCAGCAGAAATTAATAAGGAATTATGAGAGTTCTGGTTATTGGTGGAGATGGTTACTGCGGTTGGGCGACTGCCCTCCATCTGTCGAATCGCGGTTATGATGTTGGTATTCTGGATAATCTAGTCAGAAGACATTGGGATTTGGAACTGGGAGTAGAAACCTTAACTCCAATAGCTTCCATTCAAAAACGCATCCAACGCTGGCACGATCTTACAGGTAAACACATCGATCTGTTTGTCGGCGATATTACAAATTACAGCTTTCTAGAATCAACCCTACAACAGTTTCAACCAGATGCGATCGCCCACTTTGGCGAACAGCGTTCTGCGCCTTTTTCCATGATAGATCGCGAACACGCAGTATTAACTCAGGTTAATAACGTGGTGGGAACCCTCAACTTAATCTACGCCATGCGGGAACATTTCCCCGATTGTCACCTAGTCAAATTGGGAACGATGGGTGAATACGGTACTCCCAATATCGATATTGAAGAAGGCTACATCACCATCGAACATAATGGCAGAAAAGACACCCTTCCCTATCCCAAACAGCCTGGAAGTTTCTACCATTTAAGTAAAGTCCACGACACCCACAACATCCACTTTGCTTGTAGAATTTGGGGATTGCGCGCTACCGATTTAAACCAAGGAATTGTCTATGGCGTTTTGACTGAAGAGACGGGTATGGATGAGATGCTAATCAACCGTCTCGATTACGATGGGGTTTTCGGTACGGCTTTAAACAGATTTTGCATTCAAGCTGCGATCGCTCACCCACTTACAGTATACGGCGCTGGCGGACAAACCAGAGGCTTTTTAGATATTCGCGACACAGTAAGATGTTTGGAAATTGCGATCGCAAATCCCGCCGAAAGGGGCGAATTTAGAGTATTTAACCAGTTTACCGAACAATTCAGCGTTGGCGAACTAGCCTTAATGGTGAAGAAAGCGGGAACCGCAATGGGATTAAATGTAGAAATAAATAATATTTCTAACCCCAGAATTGAAAAAGAAGAACACTAC contains:
- a CDS encoding Uma2 family endonuclease, yielding MQLQDREYYSPTEYLELEVLSEERHEYIDGLIIPMTGGLPNHNRICLNLASNLSFALKRKPYDVFITDQRLSIPRKRIYTYPDIMVIEGEIQLVSGRKDTITNPLLIAEVLSKSTSSYDRVEKFAAYRTIPSFQEYLLIDQYTVHVERYFKSEANKWIFSEIDDLEATIQLESLAFGIPLADLYDKVDFEIEG
- a CDS encoding NAD-dependent epimerase/dehydratase family protein, with translation MRVLVIGGDGYCGWATALHLSNRGYDVGILDNLVRRHWDLELGVETLTPIASIQKRIQRWHDLTGKHIDLFVGDITNYSFLESTLQQFQPDAIAHFGEQRSAPFSMIDREHAVLTQVNNVVGTLNLIYAMREHFPDCHLVKLGTMGEYGTPNIDIEEGYITIEHNGRKDTLPYPKQPGSFYHLSKVHDTHNIHFACRIWGLRATDLNQGIVYGVLTEETGMDEMLINRLDYDGVFGTALNRFCIQAAIAHPLTVYGAGGQTRGFLDIRDTVRCLEIAIANPAERGEFRVFNQFTEQFSVGELALMVKKAGTAMGLNVEINNISNPRIEKEEHYFNAKNTKLLDLGLQPHYLSDSLLDSLLNFAVKYQSRVDNQHILPKVSWGGKS